The Phaeobacter sp. A36a-5a genomic interval CAAGGTAATCCATGGTCTTGCAGGCCAGATCAAAGACCATGCTTTCCTGTTTCTCCTGCGGCGCGCGCACGCCGATCCCAAGCAGGTGAATATCGCTGGCCAGGCCTGCAAGGCCCGCCACCAGGCCCGCCTGGGTGCCGGAGCTGCCGGTGGCATGGACCAGCGCGCCGATCTTCAGCCCCATCGCCGCGGCCTGCTCCTCCAGTTCGGCGGCGCAATTCACATAGCCCAATGCGCCAACGCGGTTCGAACCGCCGCCTGGGATGATGTATGTCTTGCGGCCCTGATCCTGCAGCGCTTGGGCCAGGGTCTCCATCTCGGTATTCATGTCGGCGCCGCCAGCCCGCTTGGAGATGGTTGCGCCATGCAGCTGGTCCAAAAGCACATTGCCATTGAAATTATAGGCCTCTTCATTGGAACCTGTGCGGTCCTCCAGAAGGATATGGCAGTCCAGGCCCAGTTTTGCCGCTGCGGCTGCCGTCTGGCGGGCATGGTTGGATTGGGTGGCGCCCTGGGTGATTACCGTATCTGCACCCTGTTTCAGTGCCTCGGCCATCAGGAATTCAAGTTTGCGGGTCTTGTTGCCGCCCGATGCAAGACCCGTGCAATCGTCGCGTTTGACCCAGATGCGCGGCCCGCCCAGTTCTTCGCTCAGTCTGTCCAGTGGCTCCAGCGGAGTTAGCATATGGCCCAGCCGCACGCGCGGGAAGTTCTCAAGTGCGCGCTTTACCAGAATGAGGTTGCCATCCGCTGCAGTCGTGTCATCTGTCACTGCGCTGTTCATGCATTTTATCCCTTTTGCGTATCTTTTGTAAGGCTACCCGCTGCAGGAACTGCTGAATAATGCAAATATTGCAGGCTGCTCATACAAATTGTATGGGTGAGTATGGACACACGCCTTTTAGAAGATGCTCTGATCCTGCTGGAAGAACGCAGCCTGACTGCCGCGGCAGCCCGCAGGAACGTAACACAACCGGCCTTTTCCAGGCGCATACGGGCCTTGGAACATTGGATTGGCAAAAACTTGCTGACCCGCGAGGCCAACCGGGTAGAACTGTCCCCCACCTTGCTTCAAAGCGAGCCACAGATCCGGGCTCTGCTGGCACATCTGCGGCAATTGCATGGGCACCTGAAGAACTCGGAAGGCACTGGTGAGCCGCTGGTGCTGGCGACGCAGCACTCGCTGTCAGTGTCTGTTGTCCCAGAGATTCTCCGCAAGTTCCGCACCAGCGGTCGGACGCCGCAAATCCGGCTGCGGACGCAAAACCAGGTATCGGCCATGTCAACGTTTTTGCGCCACGAAGCCGATGTTCTTGTGAGCTATGAGTACCGCGAACTGCCGCAGGTGCCTTTTGACGATACCGTTGACCGTTGTGTCTGGCGGCGGGACACCCTGCTTCCCGTCGTCGGCGGCGCTCTGCGGCATGATCTCTTGGAAGGCCAGATACTGCCGCCGGATGCTCCCTGCATTGATTATCCTTCCGGTAGTTTCTTCGGGCAGATTGTTTCGCTGCATCAAAACAAGGCTGAACGTGCTTGGATAGGTAGGTCGACGGTGGAAAGCGCGTTTTCGGTGGGGATTTCTCAGATGGTTCTCGAAGGAACCGGCGCCGCTTGGGTGCCTCACTCCCTCATTCAGAACCACATCATTTCCGGCGATGCTGTCATTCTCTCCCCCGAGTACGGCCGTCTGCCACTGGATATCGTTCTTTATACCCATGTGTCCAATCCGCGCGGAGCACTTTTCCGGAAATCAGTTGCTGACCTGGATTGACTGGAGCTTGAAACGCCAGCGGCAGCCGTCATCCTCGCTTGCTCCTGGAAAAGCCGACTATCATGCATCAGCAATGAGAAAGCGATTTGAGGTGTACCCTTTGTCCGCACAAGGGGAAAAAGGCGAAACCTCAGACTGAACTTTGCAACCACCATGCAAAGTTTGCAATGCCATCTATCTTCCTTCGCCGCTACACTCCATTGCATCCTAGGGAGAACTGGAATGGAAATTGATTGGCTGGAGGATTTCCTGGCGCTGTCCTCGGCGGGAATCTTTGCTAAGGCCGCCTATGCCAGAAATATCAGTCAGTCTGCATTTACGCGCAGAATCAGAAACCTGGAGCACTGGGTGGGAGCGGACCTTTTTGACAGAAGCGTGCATCCGGTGGTTCTGACACCAGCGGGAGAAGCCTTTCGAGCAACAGCCTATGAGACTGTGTGTTCCCTTCGCCTTGCCCGTGAAGACCTGAAACTGCTTACAAGGCGTGCGGGTGACGTAATAAACATTTCCGCTCTGCATACACTTGCCATTTCATTCACCCCTGCGTGGCTAAAAACAATCTCGGCTGCAATAGGCCCGATCAACACCAGGTTTGCGGTTGAGAATTTCTCTGACTGCGTGGAAACGCTAATGGCCGGAACTACAGATTTCATGCTGTGCTATGATCATCCGTCCATTGCGACCATGTCCAATGACGACCGTTACCCTTCGGTCAAGATCGCGGATGACAGGCTTGTAGCCGTGTCCGGCACCGACAAATCCGGCAACGCGCTCTACCGTTTCGACCAGCAAGGTAAACTGCCTTTCCTGGCCTATTCCCCAGAGAGCTTTCTTGGACGGCTAAGCGAAATCTCAATCAAGCGGGCTGGGGTGGCAGAAAAACTGGAAATCCGCAGCGAAAACTCGGTGGCTGAGGCTCAGAAAGCAGCCTGTGCGGAAGGACTGGGAGTGGCCTGGCTGCCCAAAATGACAATACTGCCGATGTTAGATGACGGTAAACTCGTGCGAATCAGCGACGATGCTTCTGAACGCAGTATGTCCATCAAACTGTACCGCTCGATCGAAAGAAGCCGCCCATCCGTTGAGCGCTTCTGGAAGCTAGCAGAAAGTGCTGGCGTTCCGGCACGCTAGCACATTGCTGGGCTGTTTCGGCAAGTTATTCAGAGGTTCTGGGCCAGCATCCAGAACCGCTCCAGCTCTGCCCTTGACCGTTCGATTGAACGGTAAAGCTTAATTTCAATTGCCAATTCGTATTCCGGCCTGCTGATCTTGTGCAATGTGCCGTCTTGCAGTTCCCGCTCTGCGGCTCTTTCTGGCAGAAAAGCCACGCCAAGCCCGGCAAGGCAGGCGGATTTGAGCGCCTCGGCAACGGAGTTTTCGTAAACGGGCTCCACTGCGTCACCCAGGTTACCCCGTTCCAGGCAAACTTGGGAGACCCGACCCAGAAAAGTATCGGGCGGATAGGACAGAAACGGAACCGGGTTGTCTGCGGCCAAGCTGTATTTGACACGCCCATCGGCGCCAACACAGCTGACGGCTATTATCTGGTCTTTTGCGATCGTTGAGGACGGATACCGGTTTTCATCCGAAATAGTAGGCACCGCCGGGTGAAAATAGCATAGCATGAAATCTGCACTGCCGCTCAATATCGCTTCAGCGCAGCCTGAGAAGTTTTCCGCGACCAGCCTGGACTTGATGGGGCCTAGATGGC includes:
- a CDS encoding LysR substrate-binding domain-containing protein; the encoded protein is MEIDWLEDFLALSSAGIFAKAAYARNISQSAFTRRIRNLEHWVGADLFDRSVHPVVLTPAGEAFRATAYETVCSLRLAREDLKLLTRRAGDVINISALHTLAISFTPAWLKTISAAIGPINTRFAVENFSDCVETLMAGTTDFMLCYDHPSIATMSNDDRYPSVKIADDRLVAVSGTDKSGNALYRFDQQGKLPFLAYSPESFLGRLSEISIKRAGVAEKLEIRSENSVAEAQKAACAEGLGVAWLPKMTILPMLDDGKLVRISDDASERSMSIKLYRSIERSRPSVERFWKLAESAGVPAR
- a CDS encoding LysR family transcriptional regulator; translated protein: MDTRLLEDALILLEERSLTAAAARRNVTQPAFSRRIRALEHWIGKNLLTREANRVELSPTLLQSEPQIRALLAHLRQLHGHLKNSEGTGEPLVLATQHSLSVSVVPEILRKFRTSGRTPQIRLRTQNQVSAMSTFLRHEADVLVSYEYRELPQVPFDDTVDRCVWRRDTLLPVVGGALRHDLLEGQILPPDAPCIDYPSGSFFGQIVSLHQNKAERAWIGRSTVESAFSVGISQMVLEGTGAAWVPHSLIQNHIISGDAVILSPEYGRLPLDIVLYTHVSNPRGALFRKSVADLD
- a CDS encoding D-cysteine desulfhydrase; its protein translation is MNSAVTDDTTAADGNLILVKRALENFPRVRLGHMLTPLEPLDRLSEELGGPRIWVKRDDCTGLASGGNKTRKLEFLMAEALKQGADTVITQGATQSNHARQTAAAAAKLGLDCHILLEDRTGSNEEAYNFNGNVLLDQLHGATISKRAGGADMNTEMETLAQALQDQGRKTYIIPGGGSNRVGALGYVNCAAELEEQAAAMGLKIGALVHATGSSGTQAGLVAGLAGLASDIHLLGIGVRAPQEKQESMVFDLACKTMDYLGMGVEIDRATVRANCDYVGPGYGLPTEGMREALLKLARLEGLLFDPVYSGKGLDGLIDQVRRGYFDGMENIVFLHTGGSAALFGYPGIFGLPGYQA
- a CDS encoding LysR family transcriptional regulator, whose product is MEIDWLEDFLALSAAGVFARAADARNISQSAFTRRIKNLENWTGTPLFDRSVHPVELTAAGKAFKQTAIDTVAALKQTKSDIRGLSRREASVLDFVALHTLAISFFPTWLTGMSSHLGPIKSRLVAENFSGCAEAILSGSADFMLCYFHPAVPTISDENRYPSSTIAKDQIIAVSCVGADGRVKYSLAADNPVPFLSYPPDTFLGRVSQVCLERGNLGDAVEPVYENSVAEALKSACLAGLGVAFLPERAAERELQDGTLHKISRPEYELAIEIKLYRSIERSRAELERFWMLAQNL